One genomic segment of Paraburkholderia phymatum STM815 includes these proteins:
- a CDS encoding sensor histidine kinase: MNLSLTQRLSLVFSVLLLACCGASAWLQIRSSDLHEKEVIQSLSHDLASHIARNPALSDDSGDGARKDAMRQIFGQLMVVNPSVEVYLLDQNGYIEGDDAPAGHLKRMQVDVRPVRQFIAGDPLPILGDDPRSVDGRKVFSAALLPHTGSNASRPPEYLYVVLQGEAHDELAARVAASSVLRTTLWSMAVVALLGLVAGLMAFGLITRPLRRLTDAMRRFDANGEPGAQPAMPNAPRVAPSHSRDEIATLESTFAQMSGRIGQQWRELTRQDQERRELVANISHDLRTPLTSLHGYLETLSMKADSLSDAERKRYLAIALAQSVKVGRLAQSLFELARLEHGNVQLALEDFSLVDLLQDVFQKFELSAEARHIALRAGIAPRLPNVTADLGMIERVLTNLLDNAIRHTPDHGVVDVELAARDGKVSVTVSDTGPGMSEAVRARLFQRAFTSGGAHRGGLGLLIVQRMLQLHDSQIRLVQREGAGTAFCFELHPAGSVQKGGRTVVSIQ; encoded by the coding sequence GTGAACCTGTCATTGACGCAGCGGCTGTCGCTGGTGTTTTCGGTGCTGCTGCTCGCGTGCTGCGGCGCGTCGGCATGGCTGCAGATCCGTTCGAGCGATCTGCACGAGAAGGAAGTGATCCAGAGCCTGTCGCACGATCTCGCATCGCATATCGCGCGCAATCCGGCTTTGTCGGACGATAGCGGCGACGGCGCGCGCAAGGACGCGATGCGGCAGATCTTCGGGCAACTGATGGTCGTCAATCCGAGCGTGGAGGTGTATCTGCTCGATCAGAACGGCTATATCGAAGGCGATGACGCGCCCGCGGGCCACCTGAAGCGGATGCAGGTCGACGTGCGCCCCGTCAGGCAGTTCATCGCTGGCGATCCGCTGCCGATACTCGGCGACGACCCGCGCAGCGTCGATGGCCGCAAGGTGTTCAGCGCGGCGCTGCTGCCGCACACGGGGTCGAACGCGTCGCGGCCGCCTGAGTATCTGTACGTCGTGCTGCAAGGGGAAGCCCACGACGAACTCGCGGCGCGCGTCGCGGCCAGCTCGGTGTTGCGCACCACGTTGTGGTCGATGGCCGTCGTCGCGCTGCTCGGTCTCGTCGCGGGGCTGATGGCGTTCGGACTGATCACGCGGCCGCTGCGCCGTCTCACCGACGCGATGCGCCGGTTCGATGCGAACGGCGAACCCGGTGCGCAACCGGCGATGCCGAATGCGCCGCGCGTTGCGCCCTCCCATTCACGCGACGAGATCGCCACGCTCGAATCGACGTTCGCGCAGATGTCGGGACGCATTGGCCAGCAATGGCGCGAGTTGACGCGCCAGGATCAGGAGCGGCGGGAACTGGTTGCGAACATTTCGCACGATCTGCGCACGCCGCTGACGTCGCTGCACGGCTATCTGGAAACGCTGTCGATGAAGGCGGACTCGCTGAGCGACGCCGAACGCAAGCGCTATCTCGCGATCGCGCTCGCGCAAAGCGTGAAGGTCGGCCGTCTCGCGCAGTCGCTGTTCGAACTCGCGCGGCTCGAGCACGGCAACGTTCAACTCGCGCTCGAAGACTTCTCGCTGGTCGATCTGCTGCAGGACGTGTTCCAGAAATTCGAACTGTCCGCCGAAGCCCGTCACATCGCGTTGCGCGCGGGCATCGCGCCGCGTCTGCCGAACGTCACGGCCGATCTCGGCATGATCGAGCGCGTGCTGACCAATCTGCTCGACAACGCGATCCGGCATACGCCCGATCATGGCGTCGTCGATGTCGAACTCGCGGCGCGCGACGGCAAGGTCTCGGTGACGGTCAGCGATACGGGGCCGGGCATGTCGGAAGCGGTACGCGCACGGCTGTTCCAGCGCGCGTTCACCTCGGGCGGCGCGCATCGCGGCGGGCTGGGTCTGCTGATCGTCCAGCGCATGCTGCAGTTGCACGACAGCCAGATACGGCTCGTCCAACGCGAAGGGGCAGGCACCGCGTTCTGCTTCGAGCTGCATCCGGCAGGCAGCGTGCAGAAAGGCGGACGCACAGTGGTATCGATTCAGTAG
- a CDS encoding glycosyltransferase codes for MIGIVIPAHDEEALLADCLQAARMAAAHPELRGEVVRIVVALDSCTDRSASIARCFDTHALTLDVRNVGKARAAGAAALLEQGVRWLAFTDADSRVAPDWLVAQLALDAEAVCGPVIVEDWREHDELTREAFYRAYLNADGHRHVHGANLGVSARAYCRAGGFPPLPCREDVALVGLLVETGARIAWSAAPRVVTSARLASKVRGGFGDTLAGLVSSA; via the coding sequence ATGATCGGCATCGTGATACCCGCACACGACGAAGAAGCACTGCTCGCCGATTGCCTGCAGGCGGCGCGTATGGCGGCCGCGCATCCGGAATTGCGCGGCGAGGTGGTGAGAATCGTCGTGGCGCTCGATAGCTGCACGGATCGCTCGGCATCGATCGCGCGCTGCTTCGATACGCACGCGTTGACGCTCGACGTGCGCAACGTCGGCAAGGCGCGGGCAGCCGGCGCAGCGGCGTTGCTGGAGCAGGGCGTCCGCTGGCTCGCCTTCACCGATGCCGATAGCCGCGTCGCGCCGGACTGGCTCGTCGCGCAACTGGCGCTCGATGCGGAAGCGGTGTGCGGCCCGGTCATCGTCGAAGACTGGCGAGAGCACGACGAACTCACGCGCGAGGCGTTCTATCGCGCGTACCTGAACGCAGATGGGCACCGGCATGTGCACGGGGCGAATCTCGGCGTGTCGGCGCGTGCGTATTGCCGCGCCGGCGGATTTCCGCCGCTGCCCTGCCGCGAGGATGTGGCGCTGGTCGGGCTGCTGGTCGAGACGGGAGCGCGCATCGCGTGGAGCGCGGCGCCGCGCGTGGTGACGAGCGCGCGGCTTGCGTCGAAGGTGCGGGGCGGGTTCGGCGATACGCTGGCGGGGCTGGTGTCGTCCGCCTAG
- a CDS encoding TetR/AcrR family transcriptional regulator produces MDDSTTLPRLTDRKRAAVIEAAIDEFRASGFDATSMDRIAARASVSKRTVYNHFPSKEALFAAILQQLWDASKAGDAPGYRADLPLRPQLIDLLAQKLRLLNDDAFMSLARVAIAAGIHSPERARDMVARIGEREEGLTVWVRAAAADGRLDVPDPAFAAQQLHGLVKGFAFWPQVTMGQPPLTADEQNTVAQTSADMFLARYAVKPGGTN; encoded by the coding sequence ATGGACGACAGCACTACCCTTCCCCGTCTGACCGATCGCAAGCGCGCGGCCGTGATCGAAGCGGCCATCGACGAATTTCGCGCATCGGGTTTCGACGCCACCAGCATGGACCGCATCGCGGCGCGCGCGAGCGTGTCGAAGCGCACCGTCTACAACCACTTCCCGAGCAAGGAGGCGCTGTTCGCGGCGATCCTCCAGCAACTGTGGGATGCGAGCAAGGCAGGCGACGCGCCGGGCTATCGCGCGGACCTGCCGCTGCGTCCGCAACTGATTGACCTGCTCGCACAGAAGCTGCGGCTGCTGAACGACGACGCGTTCATGTCGCTCGCGCGGGTCGCGATCGCAGCGGGCATTCATTCGCCCGAGCGGGCGCGGGATATGGTGGCGCGCATCGGCGAACGCGAGGAAGGGTTGACCGTGTGGGTCCGCGCCGCGGCCGCCGACGGCAGGCTCGACGTGCCCGACCCGGCGTTCGCCGCGCAACAGTTGCATGGTCTCGTGAAGGGGTTTGCATTCTGGCCGCAGGTGACGATGGGCCAGCCGCCGCTGACGGCGGACGAACAGAACACCGTCGCGCAGACATCGGCGGATATGTTTCTGGCGCGCTATGCGGTGAAACCGGGCGGCACGAACTAG
- the msrB gene encoding peptide-methionine (R)-S-oxide reductase MsrB: MKSRRQFLLSGGSALATLAALTHWRAFASGAPAAPDASGGAAARFEVMHSDAQWRQMLTSAQYHVLREEGTERPFSSPLNDEHRSGLFACAGCSLELFSSRTKFDSHTGWPSFWAPLDHAVATREDGSWGMVRTEVHCRRCGGHLGHVFDDGPKPTGLRYCMNGLAMTFTPRAV; encoded by the coding sequence ATGAAAAGCCGCAGGCAGTTCCTGTTATCGGGCGGCAGCGCGCTGGCAACGCTGGCGGCCCTCACGCACTGGCGCGCGTTCGCGTCCGGCGCACCGGCCGCACCGGACGCATCCGGCGGCGCGGCAGCGCGCTTCGAGGTCATGCATTCCGATGCGCAGTGGCGGCAGATGCTCACGTCCGCGCAATACCACGTGTTGCGCGAGGAAGGCACGGAGCGCCCGTTCAGCAGCCCGCTGAACGACGAGCACCGCAGCGGCCTGTTCGCCTGCGCGGGTTGCAGCCTCGAACTCTTTTCGTCGCGCACGAAGTTCGACAGCCACACGGGCTGGCCAAGCTTCTGGGCGCCGCTCGATCACGCCGTCGCGACGCGCGAGGACGGCTCGTGGGGCATGGTCCGCACGGAAGTGCATTGCCGCCGCTGCGGCGGCCATCTGGGACATGTATTCGACGACGGTCCGAAACCGACGGGACTGCGCTATTGCATGAACGGACTCGCGATGACCTTCACGCCGCGCGCCGTCTGA
- the msrA gene encoding peptide-methionine (S)-S-oxide reductase MsrA, whose product MNRKLIANALRSTRTSAGRIAACIAIGAGAIAWQHVASAEQAVRIPAPAQDEKPGAAHTETAVFAGGCFWGVQGVYEHVKGVQQVASGYTGGAANTAQYETVSDGETGHAESVRITYDPTQITYGRLLQIFFSVAHNPTQLNYQGPDHGTQYRSAVFPQNAGQRAIVQAYIAQLNNAKVFSAPIVTKVEDFKGFYPAEQYHQNYLVLHPDSPYIAINDLPKITHLKQMFPDVYRDDPVLLKASAS is encoded by the coding sequence GTGAACAGGAAACTCATCGCAAACGCATTGCGCTCGACCCGCACGTCGGCGGGACGGATCGCGGCGTGCATCGCGATCGGCGCTGGCGCGATCGCATGGCAACACGTCGCGTCGGCGGAACAGGCGGTCCGGATTCCCGCGCCCGCGCAGGACGAGAAACCGGGTGCGGCGCACACCGAAACGGCCGTCTTCGCGGGCGGCTGCTTCTGGGGCGTTCAGGGCGTGTACGAGCACGTGAAAGGCGTGCAGCAGGTCGCGTCCGGCTACACGGGCGGCGCGGCGAACACCGCGCAATACGAAACCGTCAGCGACGGCGAAACGGGCCACGCGGAATCCGTGCGCATCACCTACGATCCGACGCAGATTACGTATGGCCGTCTGTTGCAGATTTTCTTTTCCGTCGCGCACAACCCGACGCAGCTCAACTACCAGGGCCCCGATCACGGCACGCAATATCGCTCGGCCGTGTTCCCGCAAAACGCCGGGCAGCGCGCGATCGTGCAGGCGTATATCGCGCAGCTGAACAACGCGAAGGTGTTCTCCGCGCCGATCGTGACCAAGGTCGAGGACTTCAAGGGCTTTTATCCCGCCGAGCAATATCACCAGAACTATCTGGTGTTGCATCCCGACTCGCCGTACATCGCGATCAACGATCTGCCGAAGATCACCCATCTGAAGCAGATGTTCCCGGATGTCTATCGCGACGATCCCGTGTTGCTGAAAGCCTCGGCGTCGTAA
- a CDS encoding response regulator transcription factor: MDHPKRVLIVEDDVDIANVLSLHLRDERYEVVHSADGNEGLRLLEQGNWDALILDLMLPGVDGLEICRRARAMARYTPIIITSARSSEVHRILGLELGADDYLAKPFSVLELVARVKALLRRADAMAKDARMEAGSLNLAGLFIDPLTREASVNGKRIELTPREFDLLYFFASRPGKVFSRMDLLNAVWGYQHEGYEHTVNTHINRLRAKIEDDPAQPARILTVWGRGYKFVADPAVHEGEAS, encoded by the coding sequence ATGGATCATCCGAAGCGCGTACTGATCGTCGAAGACGATGTCGACATAGCGAATGTGCTCAGCCTGCACTTGCGGGACGAGCGCTACGAAGTCGTGCATAGCGCCGACGGCAACGAAGGGCTGCGGCTGCTGGAGCAGGGCAACTGGGACGCGCTGATTCTCGACCTGATGCTGCCCGGCGTCGACGGGCTGGAGATTTGCCGGCGCGCGCGAGCGATGGCGCGCTATACGCCCATCATCATCACGAGCGCGCGCTCGAGCGAAGTGCATCGCATCCTTGGACTCGAACTCGGCGCGGACGACTATCTCGCGAAGCCGTTCTCGGTGCTCGAACTGGTTGCGCGCGTGAAGGCGCTGCTGCGGCGAGCCGATGCGATGGCGAAAGACGCGCGCATGGAGGCGGGCAGCCTGAATCTCGCGGGCCTCTTCATCGACCCGCTCACGCGCGAAGCAAGCGTGAACGGCAAGCGAATCGAACTGACGCCGCGCGAATTCGATCTGCTGTATTTCTTTGCGAGCCGTCCGGGCAAGGTGTTCTCGCGCATGGATCTGCTCAACGCCGTGTGGGGCTATCAGCACGAAGGCTACGAGCACACCGTCAACACGCATATCAACCGGCTGCGCGCGAAGATCGAGGACGACCCCGCGCAGCCCGCCCGTATCCTCACGGTCTGGGGGCGCGGCTACAAATTCGTCGCCGATCCTGCCGTGCACGAGGGAGAAGCGTCGTGA
- a CDS encoding cytochrome c biogenesis protein DipZ codes for MLLIVLAYLGGALTILSPCILPVLPFVFARADQPFVRTGLPLLGGMALTFALVATLAAVGGGWVTQANQYGRWIAIVLLGVFGLTLLLPRFADRLMHPLVSAGNRLTTLARTDGSQPRIGSSFLLGIATGLLWAPCAGPILGLVLTGAALRGASVGTTLLLLAYAAGAATSLAIALLIGGKVFAAMKRSLGAGEWVRRGIGAAMLCGVVAIALGFDTGVLTKVSTVATSGIEQHLLDKLSPPKPAANEAMMSANLPAITQAAGVTPPAGTMMRASTAAAPLPVEGTLPQLTGAVQWLNSPPLTAGQLRGKVVLVDFWTYSCINCLRSLPYVKAWSQKYRDMGLVVIGVHAPEFAFERNIDNVKKAVHDLGVDYPVAIDNNYAIWRAFGNQYWPAHYFIDVQGRIRHHHFGEGEYEQSEKVIQQLLADAGHPEAAQVATGLEQHAKGVEAAADGNDMMSPETYIGYARAENFMSPGGEARNRAHAYTEPSSPDVNDWGLAGTWKVGAEHATLAAPDGRIVYRFHARDLHLVLGPGAGGRPVHFRVTIDGAAPGDARGTDVNADGTGIVTEQRLYQLVRQTGDVADHTFAIEFLDPGVEAYAFTFG; via the coding sequence ATGTTACTCATCGTCCTCGCTTATCTCGGCGGCGCGCTCACGATCCTGAGTCCCTGCATTCTGCCCGTGCTGCCCTTCGTCTTCGCGCGCGCCGATCAGCCGTTCGTGCGCACGGGCCTGCCGCTGCTCGGCGGCATGGCGCTCACGTTCGCACTGGTCGCGACGCTGGCCGCTGTCGGCGGCGGCTGGGTCACGCAGGCCAACCAGTACGGCCGTTGGATCGCGATCGTGCTGCTCGGCGTATTCGGCCTGACACTGCTGCTGCCGCGCTTCGCCGATCGTCTGATGCATCCCCTCGTCAGCGCGGGAAACCGGCTGACGACGCTCGCGCGCACGGACGGCAGCCAGCCGCGCATCGGCTCGTCCTTTCTGCTCGGCATCGCGACGGGTCTGCTGTGGGCGCCGTGCGCAGGCCCGATCCTCGGCCTGGTGCTGACGGGGGCGGCGCTGCGCGGCGCGAGCGTCGGCACGACGCTGCTGCTGCTTGCGTATGCGGCGGGCGCGGCGACCTCGCTGGCGATTGCGCTGCTGATCGGCGGCAAGGTGTTCGCGGCGATGAAGCGCTCGCTCGGCGCAGGCGAATGGGTGCGGCGCGGCATCGGTGCGGCGATGCTGTGCGGCGTCGTGGCGATCGCGCTGGGCTTCGACACGGGCGTGCTCACGAAAGTCTCGACGGTCGCGACGAGCGGCATCGAACAGCACCTCCTCGACAAGCTGTCGCCGCCGAAGCCGGCCGCGAACGAAGCGATGATGTCCGCGAACCTGCCGGCGATCACGCAGGCAGCCGGCGTCACGCCGCCCGCGGGAACGATGATGCGTGCGTCGACGGCTGCGGCGCCGCTGCCAGTGGAAGGCACACTGCCGCAGCTGACGGGCGCCGTGCAATGGCTGAACTCGCCGCCGCTCACGGCCGGTCAACTGCGCGGCAAGGTCGTGCTGGTCGACTTCTGGACCTACTCGTGCATCAACTGCCTGCGCTCTCTGCCGTATGTGAAGGCGTGGTCGCAGAAGTATCGCGACATGGGCCTCGTCGTGATCGGCGTACACGCGCCGGAATTCGCATTCGAGCGCAATATCGACAATGTGAAGAAGGCTGTGCACGATCTCGGCGTCGATTACCCCGTCGCGATCGACAACAACTATGCGATCTGGCGCGCGTTCGGCAACCAGTACTGGCCGGCGCACTACTTCATCGATGTGCAGGGCCGCATTCGCCATCATCACTTCGGTGAAGGCGAATATGAACAGTCCGAAAAAGTGATCCAGCAGCTGCTCGCCGACGCGGGCCATCCCGAAGCGGCCCAGGTGGCGACGGGCCTCGAACAGCACGCGAAAGGCGTCGAGGCGGCCGCCGACGGCAACGACATGATGTCGCCGGAAACCTACATCGGCTATGCACGTGCGGAAAACTTCATGTCGCCGGGCGGCGAAGCGCGGAACCGCGCCCATGCGTACACCGAGCCGTCGAGCCCCGATGTCAACGATTGGGGACTCGCAGGCACGTGGAAAGTGGGCGCCGAACACGCAACGCTCGCCGCGCCGGACGGACGCATCGTCTATCGCTTCCACGCGCGCGATCTGCATCTCGTGCTCGGGCCGGGCGCGGGCGGCAGGCCGGTGCATTTTCGCGTGACCATCGACGGCGCCGCGCCGGGCGATGCGCGCGGCACCGATGTGAATGCCGACGGCACGGGCATCGTCACGGAGCAGCGTCTCTATCAGCTCGTGCGGCAAACGGGCGACGTGGCCGACCACACCTTCGCGATCGAGTTTCTCGATCCAGGTGTCGAGGCTTACGCGTTCACATTCGGCTAG
- a CDS encoding RidA family protein, with protein sequence MSETTQFWMVEGAPTPVGPFSHATESGGWVFVTGQMPTSPDDDAAPLPEGVAAQTKRVMDNLVLVLKGIGLGLEHVVSARIFLTEFKRDYATMNAVYAAHFPPGRLPARTCVGVTGLARDALVETDFIVRRPG encoded by the coding sequence ATGAGCGAAACCACGCAGTTCTGGATGGTCGAGGGCGCGCCGACGCCCGTCGGCCCGTTTTCTCACGCGACGGAATCGGGCGGTTGGGTGTTCGTCACAGGCCAGATGCCGACCTCGCCCGACGACGACGCAGCGCCCTTGCCCGAAGGCGTCGCCGCGCAGACCAAGCGGGTGATGGACAACCTCGTACTGGTCCTCAAGGGCATCGGGCTCGGTCTTGAACACGTCGTGTCGGCGCGCATCTTTCTCACAGAGTTCAAGCGCGACTACGCGACGATGAATGCCGTGTACGCCGCGCATTTTCCGCCGGGGCGTTTGCCTGCACGGACCTGCGTCGGCGTGACGGGTCTCGCGCGCGATGCGCTCGTCGAAACCGATTTCATCGTGCGCCGTCCCGGTTGA
- a CDS encoding aldo/keto reductase, translating to MRDSFEPSSRRGFLRRALMMPLALSAASFPSARVKAEDKPVPRMDTRPIPTTGEPLPVIGCGTWRTFDVGDDPEGQARLAQVLKVLFAAGGSAIDSSPMYGSSEAVTGTLLTRLDAHGKAFVATKVWTQGRDAGIAQMEQSMRRLRQPRIDLMQVHNLVDWRTQFATLRDWKTRGRIRYIGITHYTSSAFDEVANVMRSEKPDFVQINYAADDRDAQQRILPLAHDLGIGVVINQPFGGGGLLSRVGKTPLPAWAAEMGCATWAQILLKFVLAQPAVTLVIPGTGRPEYMADNVRAGVGPYPDKAMCRRIVEAVGG from the coding sequence ATGCGCGATTCCTTTGAACCGTCGTCGCGCCGCGGCTTCCTGCGACGCGCGCTGATGATGCCGCTTGCGCTGTCCGCGGCGTCGTTCCCATCGGCGCGAGTCAAGGCGGAAGACAAGCCGGTGCCGCGCATGGACACGCGCCCGATTCCGACGACGGGCGAGCCGTTGCCGGTGATCGGCTGCGGCACGTGGCGCACGTTCGATGTCGGCGACGATCCCGAAGGCCAGGCGCGGCTCGCGCAGGTGCTGAAAGTGCTGTTCGCGGCGGGCGGCTCGGCGATCGATTCGTCGCCGATGTACGGTTCGTCCGAAGCCGTCACGGGCACGCTGCTGACGCGGCTCGACGCGCATGGCAAGGCGTTCGTCGCAACCAAGGTCTGGACGCAGGGCCGCGACGCTGGCATTGCGCAGATGGAACAGTCGATGCGCCGCCTGCGCCAGCCTCGCATCGACCTGATGCAGGTGCACAACCTCGTCGACTGGCGCACGCAGTTCGCCACGCTGCGCGACTGGAAAACACGTGGACGTATCCGCTATATCGGCATCACACACTACACCTCCAGCGCGTTCGACGAGGTGGCGAACGTGATGCGCAGTGAAAAGCCCGACTTCGTGCAGATCAACTACGCTGCCGACGATCGCGATGCGCAACAGCGCATTTTGCCGCTCGCGCACGATCTGGGCATCGGTGTGGTGATCAACCAGCCGTTCGGCGGCGGCGGGCTGCTGTCGCGCGTCGGCAAGACGCCGTTGCCCGCGTGGGCCGCCGAGATGGGCTGCGCGACATGGGCGCAGATCCTGCTGAAATTCGTGCTCGCACAGCCCGCCGTGACGCTTGTGATTCCGGGCACGGGCCGCCCCGAATACATGGCCGACAACGTGCGCGCGGGCGTCGGCCCGTATCCCGACAAGGCCATGTGCCGGCGCATCGTCGAGGCCGTGGGCGGCTGA
- a CDS encoding MBL fold metallo-hydrolase — protein MKSTIDTISQLLGFTAAQRGRELSGASPQHDGERFRNVKPRPVEGFGKTLRIAWNMLFNKPAGTMPPAELPVDTLTRADLEAAPDGSLFRLGHSTMLLKLRGQFWLTDPVFAERASPFKRMGPKRFHAPPIAREDLPPLRGVILSHDHYDHLDRDTVLALAGTTGVFLTPLGVGDRLIEWGVAASKVRQFDWWQGVEIDGLQFTATPAQHFSGRSLFDGNSTLWSSWVIVDGDLRVFFSGDTGYFDGFKTIGEQLGPFDVTLLETGAYDAQWPYVHMQPDHTVQAHIDLRGRWLVPIHNGTFDLAMHRWQEPFERVVGLAAAHGIALATPRMGERLDLSAPHRGERWWREVLDLAEILDAGVAPKPARRRASCRPAGQGNG, from the coding sequence ATGAAATCGACCATCGACACCATCAGTCAGCTTCTGGGATTCACGGCGGCGCAACGCGGCCGCGAACTGTCCGGCGCGTCGCCGCAGCACGACGGCGAGCGCTTTCGCAACGTCAAGCCGCGTCCCGTCGAGGGCTTCGGCAAGACGTTGCGGATCGCGTGGAACATGTTGTTCAACAAGCCGGCGGGCACCATGCCGCCCGCCGAGCTGCCCGTCGATACACTCACGCGTGCGGACCTCGAGGCCGCGCCGGACGGCAGCCTGTTCCGGCTCGGCCATTCGACGATGCTGCTCAAGCTGCGCGGTCAGTTCTGGCTGACGGATCCGGTGTTCGCGGAGCGCGCGTCGCCGTTCAAGCGGATGGGGCCGAAGCGCTTCCATGCGCCGCCCATCGCACGCGAAGATTTGCCGCCGTTGCGCGGCGTGATCCTGTCGCACGATCACTACGACCATCTGGACCGCGACACGGTGCTGGCTTTGGCTGGCACGACGGGCGTGTTCCTGACGCCGCTGGGCGTCGGCGACCGGCTGATCGAGTGGGGCGTCGCGGCATCGAAGGTGCGTCAGTTCGACTGGTGGCAGGGCGTCGAAATCGACGGGCTGCAGTTCACGGCAACGCCGGCGCAGCACTTCTCGGGGCGCAGCCTGTTCGATGGCAACAGCACGTTGTGGTCGTCGTGGGTGATCGTCGACGGTGACCTGCGCGTATTCTTCAGCGGCGATACGGGCTACTTCGACGGCTTCAAGACAATCGGCGAGCAGCTCGGTCCGTTCGACGTGACCCTGCTGGAAACGGGCGCGTATGACGCGCAGTGGCCATACGTCCACATGCAGCCCGACCATACCGTACAGGCGCATATCGATCTGCGCGGGCGCTGGCTCGTGCCAATCCACAACGGCACGTTCGATCTGGCGATGCATCGCTGGCAGGAACCGTTCGAGCGCGTGGTGGGGCTCGCGGCCGCGCATGGCATCGCGCTCGCGACGCCGCGCATGGGCGAGCGGCTCGATCTCAGCGCGCCGCATCGCGGCGAACGCTGGTGGCGCGAGGTGCTTGACCTCGCTGAGATTCTCGACGCCGGCGTTGCACCGAAGCCGGCGCGCCGCCGCGCGTCGTGCCGTCCCGCCGGGCAGGGCAACGGGTGA
- a CDS encoding SAM-dependent methyltransferase, translating into MSFPPAYFDDMYRQDDDPWDYRGSWYERRKRLLTVAALPRARYRSGFEPACSNGELSALLAQRCDRLYVCDISDQAIHLARERLADVRNVTFAQRAIPEQWPDASFDLIVIGELCYYLSRDATAELAQRACASLTADGTLVACHWRHPFEGKLQTAEDVHAAFDALPAWRRIVQHAEHDLLLDVWSKDGQSVAQREGLA; encoded by the coding sequence ATGTCCTTTCCGCCCGCCTATTTCGACGATATGTACCGGCAGGACGACGACCCCTGGGACTACCGCGGCAGCTGGTACGAGCGCCGCAAACGTCTGCTGACCGTCGCGGCGCTGCCGCGCGCGCGTTATCGCTCGGGCTTCGAACCGGCGTGCTCGAACGGCGAACTGTCCGCCTTGCTTGCGCAGCGTTGCGACCGGTTATATGTCTGCGATATCAGCGATCAGGCGATCCATCTCGCGCGAGAACGCCTTGCGGACGTGCGCAACGTCACGTTCGCGCAGCGTGCGATTCCCGAGCAATGGCCCGATGCGAGCTTCGATCTGATCGTGATCGGCGAACTGTGCTATTACCTGTCGCGCGACGCGACGGCGGAGCTCGCGCAGCGCGCGTGCGCATCGTTGACGGCGGACGGCACGCTCGTCGCGTGCCACTGGCGGCATCCGTTCGAAGGCAAGCTGCAAACGGCCGAGGACGTGCACGCTGCGTTCGACGCACTGCCTGCATGGCGGCGCATCGTGCAGCACGCGGAGCACGATCTGCTGCTCGACGTGTGGTCGAAGGACGGACAGTCGGTGGCGCAACGCGAGGGACTCGCATGA